In the genome of Magnolia sinica isolate HGM2019 chromosome 2, MsV1, whole genome shotgun sequence, one region contains:
- the LOC131236919 gene encoding uncharacterized protein LOC131236919 isoform X1: protein MMNSDGRKGPFFRDPNLIDLVLSWRGFMKSDGRKGDRYPSLIDLVLSWSIEDIFDEKRYIDKVKKIPETFPSVEDYVVSYIFPLIEETRADLYSCLEVVSDAPCTEITAIKESKHASDLSYFVEVSGWKCESGFGNNEIYKPIPGDILILSNRIPEVAADLQRYGTTYFLASVTDPEILFIDEKENSKSVTLFTEVESDKEYHKGFEIKVSRRIEVADGMGNSLHAIFLTNLTTNNRIWKALSWEIDEDNKNLNMIREVLYTKPLDVSTCNACSYGLIDVWATKFYGDLISLNLNASQMDAILSALSAIQCKHSHSFKLIWGPPGTGKTKAISALLWVLLDMNCRTLTCAPTNVAVTQVCSRLLSLVKEYRGRDNENGFSCFSLGDVVLFGNKDRMSADEDSQLQEIFLDYRADRLAECFEPASGWKNMLVSLISLLEDCVPQYHTYLKDKKEDETISFREFLKKPLEAIAVPLCDCLRLLQVHLTRSFISENVSANIVALFSFLENFGSLLCARDVSDKELEEIFLPEHPLSEYSPSTDVPLSAHSMSEGSARKALDKTRRECLRILRVLKDTLQLPLTTSKDWIKGFCLKNAMLIFCTASTASLLRHYEMEVVVIDEAAQLKECESVIPLRTKGIQHAVLIGDERQLPSLVKSKVSEEAGFGRSLFERLGLLGHQKHLLNMQYRMHPAISAFPNAKFYGGQILDGPNVTDASYEQHYLQGSMYGAYSFIHIADGREEKDDVGNSRKNMVEVAVVLKIIRSLFKSWEGTGRSLSIGVVSPYSSQVNAIQEKIANQHENHNGFSLKVGSVDGFQGGEMDIIILSTVRSNSKGSVGFLANFNRTNVALTRARHCLWILGNASTLIRSDSVWEELVYDMKERGCFFNAEEDKGLAKAILQVKNELNQLDDLLKADSILLNTARWKVLFSDDFRKSFAKLKYLQIKQAVMQLLLRLADGWRPKSKSLDFPDSFQLAKQCRVRELYLIWMVDIVKDGRYFQVLKVWDIVPMTEIPKLVKRLDNIFAMYTDTYIEHCKVKCVEGKLEVPMIWNIGYDIIRYKKLSKSEHVVDVGGAGVEEYMENSKVSESLLLMKFYSLSSGVVKHLLTDNEGREIDIPFEVTDQEKEIMRFPGSTFILGRSGTGKTTVLTMKLIQREQQFRLSSKGLSDVKFGLSEVVYEKSELSKDPEVVKENFLRQIFITVSPKLCAAIRSHICRLQSFTSGGDSSGSASSTDMHDISDSLTDFMDIPDSFIDIPQRHYPLVITFQKFLMMLDGTLSNSYFNKFHSVRELSMDTRGVSKSPALQAFIRSKEVTYERFIATYWPHFNALLTKKLDPSTVFTQIISHIKGGLEAGDALDGKLRREGYLMLSEGRVSTLSSEERERIYNIFLDYEKKKAQKGEFDLSDLVTDLHQRLRCEAHVAETVEFVYIDEVQDLTMRQIALFKYVCKNVQEGFVFAGDTAQTIARGIDFRFQDIRSLFYKEFLYGMSSGSKERGKEKDNLVSEIFHLNQNFRTHAGVLKLAQSVIDLLYRFFPLSIDLLSPETSLIYGEAPVLLDSGNDENAIITIFGGGGSTRGVVNVGFGAEQVILVRDDCDKKQIFDHVGKQALVLTIVECKGLEFQDVLLYNFFGASPLKNHWRVIYNYMEEQDLLDSKSRSFPCFDSAKHSILCSELKQLYVAITRTRQRLWICESIDEFSKPMFDYWKKLYLVQVRQLDSSLVQAMRAASTPDDWRLRGIKLFNEHNFEMATMCFKLAGDEFREKWAKAAGHYAHAERILSTNFEEARTALTQAAEIYVSIGKAETAAKCFITFKEYERAGMIYWEKCGVSKLEDAGDCFDMAKCWLLAAKVYAEGKCFSKCLSVCTKGKLFDLGLKFIEQWKADSSSDDFKGQEVDRVRTSFLEICALHYHELGDSKRMMKFVKAFPSMDLIRTFLKSRNFLDELVVIEMESGNYMEAADIARMKGDLLLEADILEKAGHFDNASRLIILHVVMSSLWAGGRKGWPFKPFPQKEVLLMKAKSLAEKASNFFYESICAEVGVLSDQATSWLNLLDYLNTARKFQNVRLEIFAARKILDIHLVSEPSNFRWESAAVLDLGKHANEMAAQNSFSVETLIYFWNLWKEMILNVLSYVQLPRISVAKDCSAYEEFCLEYFGVRKQDNQNTFTALNSEACWIKASDMGSLQRDRNMVSMNAHQFMSCSQDFFALELPSVGMEVLERLEFLHGFSSKKTLPLFCQGQVILHMFSTAKFLNESKLLDLKYYVGKLKRSLALSKRFFLDIIFPLDCGKSLTESMVAMRESGIARDIIEEIIIENLSLENGRLTHGQIGRAVMLIFISGRLTEELYQKIKICLDQMPPWKAFIELLKTYMDIGFERIPLLCKFQEALASTFTASWREFDYISPHCFMYLFECLMFLASSCLGGGSFFYTTKSTFFEMATCEVWKGSLGPSLEAQDAQFQSKAAELLEFMASSAEQLLNDKRGLREWVKMMSAPYSYYHFLMSRLVVIISLAYLNSERDLSKISMLLLRNEILSDLPKQFSDKLRRGGRMRDRGQFLRIVAEALEATGNRLVVVSSENNCSEFLNLNALIVTPESIQSREHIIRLLFLKDPKSIQLKDRKHVEQVGNSSRTDHSSSGNTGRDYTELRSNIPVKESRVLESMNEIDNSGLQTKYSRLWETFDIIHQMKSGRSENAGSFALNAPQIKVGVEVSLQVLDAATTLLSQKEHHQQNLDGKLTKEMKSMISELKQLSNAMDAREEELENKFPTVLMLSERLREWRPRLQPILDSLFLPSNQNTVEEDPATSASSDQSQGNKGKEISAEVTAPATSGPSNQSKGNRAN from the exons ATGATGAACTCAGACGGTAGAAAAGGCCCATTTTTCAGAGATCCTAATTTGATCGATTTGGTCCTCTCATGGAGAGGATTTATGAAATCGGACGGTCGGAAAGGGGACAGATATCCCAGTTTGATCGATTTGGTCCTCTCATGGTCTATTGAAGATATCTTCGATGAGAAGCGCTACATAGATAAg GTGAAGAAGATACCGGAAACATTTCCATCAGTTGAGGATTATGTTGTGTCATACATCTTCCCTCTGATAGAGGAAACACGTGCAGACTTGTACTCTTGTTTAGAAGTGGTCTCTGATGCTCCTTGTACAGAAATAACAGCTATAAAGGAATCAAAGCATGCATCAGATTTATCTTACTTCGTTGAAGTTAGTGGTTGGAAATGTGAATCAGGTTTTGGTAACAATGAAATTTACAAACCAATCCCTGGGGATATTTTGATTCTTTCTAATAGGATTCCGGAGGTTGCAGCGGATCTTCAAAGATATGGCACGACTTATTTTCTGGCATCAGTTACTGATCCTGAAAttctttttattgatgaaaaagaaaattcaaagtcAGTTACTTTGTTTACTGAAGTTGAATCGGACAAAGAATACCACAAGGGTTTTGAAATTAAAGTATCAAGGAGGATCGAAGTTGCAGATGGAATGGGGAATTCACTTCATGCAATTTTTCTTACAAATTTAACGACAAACAATCGGATATGGAAAGCTCTAAGTTGGGAGATTGATGAGGACAACAAAAATCTAAATATGATCAGAGAGGTTTTGTACACCAAGCCCTTG GACGTGAGCACATGCAATGCCTGTTCTTATGGACTAATAGATGTTTGGGCTACTAAATTCTATGGCGATTTAATCTCTTTAAATTTGAATGCCTCACAAATGGATGCAATACTAAGTGCTTTATCGGCTATACAGTGCAAGCATTCGCATTCATTCAAACTTATCTGGGGCCCACCAGGGACAGGAAAGACAAAAGCCATTAGTGCATTGCTGTGGGTGCTCTTGGATATGAACTGCAGGACCCTTACATGTGCACCAACAAATGTTGCAGTCACACAAGTTTGCTCACGTCTCCTGAGCTTAGTCAAAGAATATCGTGGACGGGATAATGAAAATGGATTCTCTTGTTTTTCCCTGGGTGATGTGGTGCTATTTGGAAACAAGGATAGAATGTCAGCAGATGAGGATTCTCAACTTCAAGAGATATTTTTGGACTATCGTGCTGATAGGCTTGCCGAATGCTTTGAACCTGCATCTGGATGGAAAAATATGCTAGTCTCATTGATATCTTTACTTGAAGATTGTGTCCCTCAGTATCACACTTATTTGAAAGACAAAAAGGAAGATGAGACTATTAGTTTTAGGGAGTTTCTAAAGAAGCCGTTGGAGGCCATTGCAGTACCCCTTTGTGACTGTTTGAGGCTTCTGCAGGTCCATTTAACTAGAAGTTTCATTTCTGAAAATGTATCTGCAAACATCGTTGCTCTTTTCAGTTTTCTTGAAAATTTTGGAAGTTTGTTGTGCGCCAGAGATGTTTCCGATAAAGAACTAGAGGAGATTTTTTTGCCTGAACATCCATTGAGTGAATATTCTCCATCTACAGATGTGCCGCTTAGTGCCCATTCCATGTCGGAGGGCTCTGCCAGAAAAGCTTTGGACAAAACAAGAAGAGAATGCCTTCGTATTTTAAGAGTTCTTAAAGACACTCTTCAGTTACCCCTTACAACTAGTAAGGATTGGATAAAAGGATTCTGCTTGAAGAATGCTATGCTCATTTTCTGCACCGCTTCTACTGCTTCTTTGTTGCGCCATTATGAGATGGAAGTTGTGGTTATTGATGAAGCTGCACAGTTAAAAGAATGTGAATCGGTTATTCCACTTCGAACCAAGGGTATACAGCATGCTGTTCTCATTGGAGATGAGCGTCAGCTGCCTTCTTTGGTGAAGAGCAAG GTCTCTGAGGAAGCTGGGTTTGGAAGAAGTCTTTTTGAAAGGTTGGGTTTGCTGGGGCATCAGAAACATCTGCTCAATATGCAGTATCGTATGCACCCTGCAATAAGTGCTTTCCCGAATGCCAAGTTTTATGGTGGCCAgattttggatggtccaaatgTCACAGATGCTAGCTATGAACAGCATTATCTTCAGGGAAGTATGTATGGTGCTTATTCATTCATACACATTGCTGATGGAAGGGAGGAGAAGGATGATGTTGGAAATAGTCGGAAAAATATGGTCGAGGTGGCTGTTGTCTTGAAAATAATCAGAAGCCTTTTTAAGT CATGGGAAGGTACAGGGCGAAGCCTCAGTATAGGAGTGGTGTCCCCATATAGCTCTCAAGTTAATGCAATTCAGGAGAAAATTGCAAACCAGCATGAAAATCACAATGGCTTTTCTCTAAAGGTTGGGTCTGTTGATGGGTTTCAAGGTGGTGAGATGGATATCATTATACTTTCAACTGTCAGGTCCAATAGCAAGGGATCAGTTGGGTTTCTTGCAAATTTTAACCGAACAAATGTGGCGTTGACAAGGGCTAG GCATTGCCTTTGGATTTTGGGAAATGCATCAACCTTGATTCGAAGTGATTCTGTTTGGGAAGAACTAGTGTATGATATGAAGGAAAGAGGGTGCTTCTTTAACGCCGAGGAGGACAAAGGATTGGCCAAAGCAATTTTACAAGTTAAGAATGAACTTAATCAGCTTGACGATTTGCTCAAAGCGGACTCTATACTTCTCAACACGGCTAGATGGAAG GTTCTTTTCAGTGATGATTTCCGAAAGTCTTTTGCAAAGTTGAAGTATCTCCAGATCAAACAGGCAGTGATGCAATTGTTACTGAGGCTTGCTGATGGTTGGCGTCCAAAAAGTAAAAGTCTTGATTTTCCAGACTCCTTTCAGCTTGCAAAACAGTGCCGGGTCAGAGAGTTGTATCTCATATGGATGGTTGACATTGTAAAGGATGGAAGATATTTCCAGGTGTTGAAGGTCTGGGACATTGTACCAATGACAGAAATCCCAAAACTGGTGAAGCGTCTTGATAACATTTTTGCAATGTACACTGACACTTATATAGAGCACTGCAAAGTGAAATGTGTCGAGGG AAAACTTGAAGTGCCAATGATCTGGAATATAGGATATGATATCATTCGGTATAAGAAACTCAGCAAAAGTGAACATGTGGTGGACGTGGGAGGTGCCGGAGTTGAAGAGTATATGGAGAACTCCAAAGTCAGCGAGAGTTTGTTATTGATGAAATTCTACTCATTATCATCTGGAGTAGTGAAACACTTGCTCACTGATAATGAAGGGAGAGAAATTGATATTCCATTTGAAGTAACTGACCAGGAAAAGGAGATAATGCGCTTTCCTGGTAGCACCTTTATTCTGGGAAGGTCAGGAACTGGGAAGACAACAGTACTGACAATGAAGCTGATTCAAAGGGAGCAACAATTTCGTCTTTCTTCAAAAGGATTATCTGATGTAAAGTTTGGCTTGTCTGAGGTTGTGTATGAGAAGAGTGAGCTAAGTAAAGATCCTGAGGTGGTAAAGGAAAATTTCTTACGCCAGATATTTATCACTGTCAGCCCAAAACTTTGTGCAGCTATAAGGAGCCACATATGTCGACTCCAAAG CTTTACTTCTGGTGGTGACTCTTCTGGTAGTGCTAGTTCTACTGATATGCATGATATCAGCGACAGCTTAACTGATTTCATGGATATTCCCGATAGTTTTATTGATATACCACAAAGGCATTATCCTCTTGTTATTACCTTCCAAAAGTTCTTGATGATGCTTGATGGCACCTTGTCGAACTCGTACTTCAATAAATTTCACAGTGTAAGGGAGCTTTCTATGGATACAAGAGGAGTTTCAAAGTCTCCTGCCCTCCAAGCGTTTATCAGAAGCAAAGAGGTTACCTATGAACGCTTCATAGCGACTTACTGGCCTCATTTTAATGCACTGCTGACAAAGAAGCTCGATCCTTCAACAGTATTCACACAAATCATTTCACATATAAAGGGTGGATTAGAGGCAGGTGACGCCTTGGATGGTAAACTTAGGAGGGAGGGTTACCTTATGCTTTCTGAGGGCCGGGTGTCCACTTTAAGcagtgaagaaagagagaggatttACAACATTTTCCTTGATTACGAGAAGAAAAAAGCACAGAAAGGAGAATTTGATTTGTCTGATTTGGTGACTGACCTTCACCAGCGACTTCGTTGTGAAGCCCATGTTGCCGAGACGGTAGAATTTGTTTATATCGATGAAGTCCAGGACCTAACAATGAGACAGATAGCACTTTTCAAATATGTATGCAAAAATGTTCAGGAAGGCTTTGTTTTTGCTGGCGACACAGCACAAACTATTGCCAGGGGAATTGATTTCAGGTTCCAAGACATAAGATCTCTCTTCTACAAAGAGTTCCTTTATGGAATGAGTAGTGGATCTAAGGAGAGAGGGAAGGAAAAGGATAATCTAGTCTCAGAGATTTTCCATTTAAATCAGAACTTCCGAACTCATGCAGGTGTACTGAAATTGGCACAGAGTGTCATCGACTTGCTCTATCGCTTCTTTCCATTGTCGATTGATCTTTTAAGTCCTGAGACTAGTCTCATATATGGAGAAGCACCGGTGCTACTTGACTCTGGGAATGATGAGAACGCCATTATAACAATTTTTGGGGGTGGTGGAAGTACTAGGGGTGTGGTGAATGTAGGGTTTGGAGCTGAACAAGTGATTTTAGTTCGTGATGATTGTGATAAGAAGCAAATATTTGACCATGTTGGAAAGCAAGCTCTTGTTCTAACAATTGTTGAGTGCAAAGGGCTCGAATTTCAG GACGTactgttatataacttttttggTGCTTCACCTTTGAAAAATCACTGGAGAGTAATCTATAATTATATGGAAGAGCAAGATCTTCTTGACTCCAaatcaaggtcatttccatgttTTGATAGTGCCAAGCACAGTATCCTTTGTTCAGAACTGAAACAACTATATGTCGCCATTACTCGTACAAGGCAACGGCTGTGGATTTGTGAGAGTATTGATGAATTCTCTAAGCCCATGTTTGACTACTGGAAGAAGTTATATCTTGTGCAAGTAAGACAACTGGATAGCTCGCTCGTGCAGGCTATGCGAGCAGCAAGCACTCCCGACGATTGGAGGTTGCGTGGTATCAAG CTTTTTAATGAGCATAACTTCGAGATGGCGACAATGTGTTTCAAACTGGCTGGAGATGAATTCAGGGAGAAGTGGGCAAAAGCAGCTGGCCATTATGCTCATGCTGAACGTATTCTTTCTACAAATTTCGAAGAGGCTCGGACTGCACTGACACAAGCTGCTGAGATTTATGTATCCATTGGCAAGGCTGAAACAGCTGCAAAATGTTTTATAACATTCAAGGAGTATGAAAGAGCAG GAATGATTTATTGGGAGAAATGTGGTGTGTCAAAGCTTGAGGATGCAGGGGACTGTTTTGATATGGCCAAATGTTGGCTTCTAGCTGCTAAGGTATATGCTGAAGGAAAATGTTTCTCCAAGTGCTTGTCTGTTTGCACCAAAGGAAAACTTTTTGATTTGGGTTTGAAATTCATAGAACAATGGAAGGCAGACTCGTCCTCAGATGATTTCAAGGGTCAAGAAGTAGATAGGGTTAGAACTTCATTCTTGGAGATCTGTGCACTCCACTATCATGAACTTGGAGATTCTAAACGCATGATGAAGTTTGTTAAGGCTTTCCCTTCTATGGACTTGATCCGTACTTTCTTGAAGTCGAGGAATTTTCTTGATGAGCTGGTTGTGATTGAGATGGAATCAGGAAACTATATGGAGGCTGCCGACATTGCGAGAATGAAAGGCGATCTCCTACTTGAGGCTGACATCCTTGAGAAAGCTGGACATTTCGATAACGCGTCACGCTTGATTATCCTTCATGTTGTTATGAGCTCTCTTTGGGCAGGTGGAAGGAAGGGTTGGCCCTTTAAGCCATTCCCACAGAAAGAGGTTCTCTTAATGAAGGCGAAATCGCTAGCAGAGAAAGCATCAAATTTCTTCTATGAGTCCATATGTGCTGAGGTAGGTGTATTGTCAGACCAAGCCACCAGTTGGTTGAACTTGTTGGATTACTTAAATACTGCTCGGAAATTTCAAAATGTCAGACTGGAAATATTTGCTGCCCGTAAAATTCTTGACATCCATCTAGTGTCAGAACCCTCAAATTTTCGTTGGGAATCAGCAGCAGTTTTGGATTTGGGCAAGCACGCGAATGAAATGGCGGCCCAAAATTCCTTCTCTGTTGAAACATTGATATATTTTTGGAATTTGTGGAAGGAAATGATTCTGAATGTTTTATCTTATGTTCAACTACCCAGAATATCTGTTGCAAAAGACTGCTCGGCATATGAAGAATTTTGTTTGGAATATTTTGGAGTGCGGAAACAGGATAATCAAAATACCTTCACTGCGCTCAATTCAGAGGCATGTTGGATTAAAGCGAGTGATATGGGTTCTCTGCAACGGGATCGGAACATGGTTTCAATGAATGCGCATCAGTTTATGTCATGTTCACAGGACTTTTTTGCTTTGGAACTGCCCTCTGTTGGTATGGAAGTACTGGAGAGACTTGAGTTTCTGCATGGTTTTTCTAGCAAGAAAACTTTGCCGTTATTTTGCCAAGGACAAGTCATCCTTCATATGTTCAGCACTGCAAAATTTCTAAACGAATCCAAATTACTTGACTTGAAATACTATGTTGGGAAGCTAAAAAGATCGCTTGCACTGTCTAAGAGATTCTTTCTTGATATAATCTTTCCGCTTGATTGTGGAAAATCACTAACAGAGAGCATGGTTGCTATGCGTGAGAGTGGGATTGCTAGAGATATAATCGAAGAAATCATCATAGAGAATCTCAGTCTTGAGAATGGTAGGTTGACACACGGTCAGATTGGACGGGCTGTGATGCTGATATTTATCTCTGGAAGGTTAACTGAAGAATTGTACCAGAAGATCAAGATCTGTTTGGATCAGATGCCACCATGGAAAGCCTTCATTGAACTGCTGAAGACTTACATGGATATCGGCTTTGAACGAATTCCTCTACTCTGCAAATTCCAAGAAGCTTTGGCAAGCACATTCACAGCATCTTGGAGAGAATTTGATTACATATCCCCGCACTGTTTTATGTATCTATTTGAGTGTCTTATGTTTTTGGCATCATCCTGCCTGGGAGGCGGCAGCTTCTTCTATACTACCAAATCAACTTTCTTTGAAATGGCTACTTGCGAAGTCTGGAAGGGTTCTTTGGGTCCCAGTTTGGAAGCTCAAGATGCACAGTTTCAAAGTAAGGCAGCCGAATTGCTGGAATTCATGGCAAGTTCAGCTGAACAGCTTCTGAATGATAAACGGGGCCTGAGGGAATGGGTCAAGATGATGTCCGCTCCCTATTCATACTATCATTTTCTGATGTCTAGATTAGTTGTCATAATCAGTTTAGCTTATCTGAACTCTGAACGGGATCTTTCTAAAATTTCAATGCTGCTTCTTAGGAATGAAATTCTTTCAGATTTGCCTAAGCAGTTCTCTGATAAGCTTCGAAGAGGTGGGCGAATGAGAGATAGAGGTCAGTTTTTAAGAATTGTTGCGGAAGCGTTGGAAGCAACTGGCAATCGTTTAGTGGTTGTCAGCTCAGAAAACAATTGCTCAGAATTCTTGAATCTGAATGCTTTGATTGTCACCCCGGAGTCGATTCAAAGCAGAGAGCATATTATCCGTTTACTGTTTCTGAAGGACCCAAAAAGCATCCAGTTGAAAGATCGCAAGCATGTAGAGCAAGTTGGAAATTCAAGTAGAACCGATCATTCTTCCAGCGGCAACACTGGCAGAGATTATACTGAACTCCGTTCAAATATTCCTGTGAAGGAAAGCCGAGTTTTGGAGAGTATGAATGAAATAGATAACAGTGGTCTGCAAACAAAATACAGTCGTCTGTGGGAAACATTTGATATTATCCACCAAATGAAAAGTGGACGTTCTGAAAATGCAGGTAGCTTTGCATTGAATGCCCCTCAAATTAAG GTTGGGGTGGAGGTATCCCTCCAAGTTCTTGATGCTGCAACAACCCTATTGAGTCAAAAGGAACATCATCAACAAAATCTTGATGGCAAGTTGACCAAAGAAATGAAAAGCATGATCAGTGAATTGAAACAGCTCTCTAATGCTATGGATGCAAG